A single region of the Balaenoptera ricei isolate mBalRic1 chromosome 12, mBalRic1.hap2, whole genome shotgun sequence genome encodes:
- the RNF146 gene encoding E3 ubiquitin-protein ligase RNF146 isoform X2: MAGCGEIDHSINMLPTNRKANESCSNTAPSLTVPECAICLQTCVHPVSLPCKHVFCYLCVKGASWLGKRCALCRQEIPEDFLDKPTLLSPEELKAASRGNGEYAWYYEGRNGWWQYDERTSRELEDAFSKGKKSTEMLIAGFLYVADLENMVQYRRNEHGRRRKIKRDIIDIPKKGVAGLRLDCDANTVNLARESSADGADSVPAQSGASVQPLVSSTVRPLTSVDGQLTSPATPSPDASTSLEDSFAHLQLGGDSIAERSHRGEGEEDHESPSSGRVPAPDTSIEETESDASSDSEDGSALVAQHSLTQQRLSVPNPNQTVSDRPDLSGTDRSVAGGATVGVSVRSRRPDGQCTVTEV; encoded by the coding sequence atgGCTGGCTGTGGTGAAATTGATCACTCAATAAACATGCTTCCTACGAACAGGAAAGCAAATGAGTCCTGTTCTAATACTGCACCTTCTCTAACTGTCCCTGAATGTGCCATTTGTCTGCAAACATGTGTTCACCCAGTCAGTCTGCCTTGCAAGCATGTTTTCTGCTATCTGTGTGTGAAGGGAGCGTCATGGCTTGGAAAGCGATGTGCCCTCTGTCGACAAGAAATTCCCGAGGATTTCCTTGATAAGCCAACCTTATTGTCACCAGAAGAACTCAAGGCAGCAAGTAGAGGAAATGGTGAATATGCATGGTATTATGAAGGAAGAAATGGGTGGTGGCAGTATGATGAGCGTACTAGTAGAGAGCTGGAAGATGCTTTTTCCAAAGGTAAAAAGAGCACCGAAATGTTAATTGCCGGGTTTCTGTATGTTGCCGATCTTGAAAATATGGTTCAATATAGGAGAAATGAACATGGACGTCGCAGGAAGATTAAGCGGGATATAATAGATATACCAAAGAAGGGAGTAGCCGGACTTAGGCTGGACTGTGATGCTAATACCGTAAACCTAGCAAGAGAGAGCTCTGCTGATGGAGCGGACAGTGTACCAGCACAGAGTGGAGCTTCTGTTCAGCCTCTGGTGTCATCTACTGTAAGGCCCCTGACGTCAGTAGATGGGCAGTTAACAAGCCCTGCAACACCATCCCCTGATGCAAGCACTTCTCTGGAAGACTCTTTTGCACATTTACAACTCGGTGGAGACAGCATAGCTGAAAGGAGTCATaggggggaaggagaagaagatcATGAGTCACCATCTTCAGGCAGGGTACCAGCACCAGACACTTCCATTGAAGAAACCGAATCAGATGCCAGTAGTGATAGTGAGGATGGATCTGCGCTTGTTGCGCAACACTCCTTGACCCAACAGAGACTTTCGGTTCCTAATCCCAACCAGACAGTATCTGATCGACCTGATCTATCAGGAACTGATCGATCCGTGGCAGGGGGTGCAACAGTGGGTGTCAGTGTCAGATCCAGAAGGCCTGATGGACAGTGCACAGTAACTGAAGTTTAA
- the RNF146 gene encoding E3 ubiquitin-protein ligase RNF146 isoform X1, translated as MMAGCGEIDHSINMLPTNRKANESCSNTAPSLTVPECAICLQTCVHPVSLPCKHVFCYLCVKGASWLGKRCALCRQEIPEDFLDKPTLLSPEELKAASRGNGEYAWYYEGRNGWWQYDERTSRELEDAFSKGKKSTEMLIAGFLYVADLENMVQYRRNEHGRRRKIKRDIIDIPKKGVAGLRLDCDANTVNLARESSADGADSVPAQSGASVQPLVSSTVRPLTSVDGQLTSPATPSPDASTSLEDSFAHLQLGGDSIAERSHRGEGEEDHESPSSGRVPAPDTSIEETESDASSDSEDGSALVAQHSLTQQRLSVPNPNQTVSDRPDLSGTDRSVAGGATVGVSVRSRRPDGQCTVTEV; from the coding sequence gatgGCTGGCTGTGGTGAAATTGATCACTCAATAAACATGCTTCCTACGAACAGGAAAGCAAATGAGTCCTGTTCTAATACTGCACCTTCTCTAACTGTCCCTGAATGTGCCATTTGTCTGCAAACATGTGTTCACCCAGTCAGTCTGCCTTGCAAGCATGTTTTCTGCTATCTGTGTGTGAAGGGAGCGTCATGGCTTGGAAAGCGATGTGCCCTCTGTCGACAAGAAATTCCCGAGGATTTCCTTGATAAGCCAACCTTATTGTCACCAGAAGAACTCAAGGCAGCAAGTAGAGGAAATGGTGAATATGCATGGTATTATGAAGGAAGAAATGGGTGGTGGCAGTATGATGAGCGTACTAGTAGAGAGCTGGAAGATGCTTTTTCCAAAGGTAAAAAGAGCACCGAAATGTTAATTGCCGGGTTTCTGTATGTTGCCGATCTTGAAAATATGGTTCAATATAGGAGAAATGAACATGGACGTCGCAGGAAGATTAAGCGGGATATAATAGATATACCAAAGAAGGGAGTAGCCGGACTTAGGCTGGACTGTGATGCTAATACCGTAAACCTAGCAAGAGAGAGCTCTGCTGATGGAGCGGACAGTGTACCAGCACAGAGTGGAGCTTCTGTTCAGCCTCTGGTGTCATCTACTGTAAGGCCCCTGACGTCAGTAGATGGGCAGTTAACAAGCCCTGCAACACCATCCCCTGATGCAAGCACTTCTCTGGAAGACTCTTTTGCACATTTACAACTCGGTGGAGACAGCATAGCTGAAAGGAGTCATaggggggaaggagaagaagatcATGAGTCACCATCTTCAGGCAGGGTACCAGCACCAGACACTTCCATTGAAGAAACCGAATCAGATGCCAGTAGTGATAGTGAGGATGGATCTGCGCTTGTTGCGCAACACTCCTTGACCCAACAGAGACTTTCGGTTCCTAATCCCAACCAGACAGTATCTGATCGACCTGATCTATCAGGAACTGATCGATCCGTGGCAGGGGGTGCAACAGTGGGTGTCAGTGTCAGATCCAGAAGGCCTGATGGACAGTGCACAGTAACTGAAGTTTAA